From the genome of Halictus rubicundus isolate RS-2024b chromosome 2, iyHalRubi1_principal, whole genome shotgun sequence, one region includes:
- the LOC143365393 gene encoding putative small nuclear ribonucleoprotein E: MSYKGPQKVQKVMVQPINLIFRYLQNRSRVQVWLFENINLRIEGHIVGFDEYMNLVLDDAEEYHMKTKNRKPLGRIMLKGDNITLIQNTNPGAN, from the coding sequence ATGTCGTACAAGGGACCGCAGAAAGTCCAGAAGGTGATGGTGCAGCCCATCAACCTTATATTCCGATATTTGCAAAACCGATCGCGTGTGCAAGTTTGGCTGTTCGAGAATATTAACCTCCGCATCGAAGGTCACATCGTCGGCTTTGACGAGTACATGAATTTGGTATTGGACGACGCGGAGGAGTATCATATGAAAACGAAGAACAGGAAACCGTTGGGACGGATCATGCTGAAGGGCGACAACATAACATTGATACAAAATACGAATCCAGGGGCGAATTAA
- the LOC143365392 gene encoding knirps-related protein isoform X2 has protein sequence MNQQCKVCGEPAAGFHFGAFTCEGCKSFFGRSYNNLSSISECKNGGECVINKKNRTACKACRLRKCLLVGMSKSGSRYGRRSNWFKIHCLLQEQQQQQQQQQHHFQQSLPSQPMAQQQRKPMSPPIGIHGPQRKDDVLMLGLDDYKNSTSPSISSPESHNSDSSVEISERRAAYSGHPGFRPLHSHLQPSVADLSALSKEMMSLPLGFHLGGMSLIPPAFLPPPSLTMFSPYHLYASHGASHPLVPNHSSNLLRHSPVIEDTTTAISTTTTTTTTTTTIGVDNKDTCENNNNNNNDRYAHNHNVQTPRQSSSPNADTGETYTKRFYLDAVLKSQRTHAERSPVSVKRSEDGSPLCSPEPEADHPPPQDNPMDLSMKSATTPARDETDDEDEIDMESVSDRGSPPLKRKPAPIDLTTRS, from the exons ATGAACCAACAGTGCAAGGTGTGCGGCGAGCCCGCGGCCGGCTTCCACTTCGGCGCGTTCACCTGCGAGGGCTGCAAG TCCTTCTTCGGGAGATCGTACAACAACCTGAGCAGCATCTCCGAGTGCAAGAACGGCGGCGAGTGCGTGATCAACAAGAAGAATCGGACGGCCTGCAAGGCGTGTCGTCTGAGGAAATGCTTGCTGGTCGGCATGTCGAAGTCTGGCTCACGGTACGGTCGCAGGTCGAACTGGTTCAAGATCCATTGTTTGCTGCAagagcaacagcaacagcagcagcaacagcaacaccaCTTCCAGCAGTCTCTGCCCAGTCAACCTATGGCGCAGCAACAAAGAAAACCCATGAGCCCGCCGATCGGCATCCACGGACCGCAGCGGAAGGACGACGTGCTGATGCTCGGTTTGGACGACTACAAGAACTCGACATCGCCGAGCATAAGCTCCCCGGAGTCGCATAACAGCGACAGTTCCGTGGAGATATCCGAGCGGCGAGCCGCGTACTCGGGGCACCCCGGGTTCCGGCCGTTGCATTCGCACCTGCAACCCTCCGTGGCCGATCTATCGGCACTCAGCAAGGAAATGATGAGCTTGCCGCTCGGATTCCACCTGGGCGGAATGTCTCTGATACCGCCAGCGTTCCTGCCGCCGCCGAGCCTCACCATGTTCTCCCCGTACCATCTGTACGCCTCTCACGGAGCCTCTCATCCTCTGGTGCCTAACCACTCGTCGAACCTCCTCCGACACTCGCCCGTGATCGAGGACACCACAACCGCCATTTCCACgacaaccaccaccaccaccaccaccacgacGATCGGCGTCGACAACAAGGACACCTGCGagaacaataacaacaacaacaacgacagATACGCGCACAACCACAATGTCCAGACGCCCAGACAAAGTTCCTCCCCGAACGCGGACACCGGCGAAACGTACACGAAGAGATTCTACTTGGACGCGGTGCTGAAGAGCCAACGAACGCACGCGGAGAGATCCCCGGTGTCCGTCAAACGTTCCGAGGACGGTTCCCCGCTATGCAGTCCGGAACCGGAAGCGGACCACCCGCCACCCCAAGACAACCCCATGGACCTGTCCATGAAGTCGGCGACCACTCCCGCGAGGGACGAGACCGATGACGAGGACGAAATCGACATGGAGAGCGTGAGCGATCGGGGCAGCCCGCCGCTGAAAAGGAAACCAGCGCCGATTGATCTGACAACGAGATCCTAG
- the LOC143365392 gene encoding knirps-related protein isoform X1 yields MIADRCHSFLKAEDQERMNQQCKVCGEPAAGFHFGAFTCEGCKSFFGRSYNNLSSISECKNGGECVINKKNRTACKACRLRKCLLVGMSKSGSRYGRRSNWFKIHCLLQEQQQQQQQQQHHFQQSLPSQPMAQQQRKPMSPPIGIHGPQRKDDVLMLGLDDYKNSTSPSISSPESHNSDSSVEISERRAAYSGHPGFRPLHSHLQPSVADLSALSKEMMSLPLGFHLGGMSLIPPAFLPPPSLTMFSPYHLYASHGASHPLVPNHSSNLLRHSPVIEDTTTAISTTTTTTTTTTTIGVDNKDTCENNNNNNNDRYAHNHNVQTPRQSSSPNADTGETYTKRFYLDAVLKSQRTHAERSPVSVKRSEDGSPLCSPEPEADHPPPQDNPMDLSMKSATTPARDETDDEDEIDMESVSDRGSPPLKRKPAPIDLTTRS; encoded by the exons ATGATCGCGGACCGATGCCATTCTTTTCTGAAAGCGGAAGATCAGGAGCGG ATGAACCAACAGTGCAAGGTGTGCGGCGAGCCCGCGGCCGGCTTCCACTTCGGCGCGTTCACCTGCGAGGGCTGCAAG TCCTTCTTCGGGAGATCGTACAACAACCTGAGCAGCATCTCCGAGTGCAAGAACGGCGGCGAGTGCGTGATCAACAAGAAGAATCGGACGGCCTGCAAGGCGTGTCGTCTGAGGAAATGCTTGCTGGTCGGCATGTCGAAGTCTGGCTCACGGTACGGTCGCAGGTCGAACTGGTTCAAGATCCATTGTTTGCTGCAagagcaacagcaacagcagcagcaacagcaacaccaCTTCCAGCAGTCTCTGCCCAGTCAACCTATGGCGCAGCAACAAAGAAAACCCATGAGCCCGCCGATCGGCATCCACGGACCGCAGCGGAAGGACGACGTGCTGATGCTCGGTTTGGACGACTACAAGAACTCGACATCGCCGAGCATAAGCTCCCCGGAGTCGCATAACAGCGACAGTTCCGTGGAGATATCCGAGCGGCGAGCCGCGTACTCGGGGCACCCCGGGTTCCGGCCGTTGCATTCGCACCTGCAACCCTCCGTGGCCGATCTATCGGCACTCAGCAAGGAAATGATGAGCTTGCCGCTCGGATTCCACCTGGGCGGAATGTCTCTGATACCGCCAGCGTTCCTGCCGCCGCCGAGCCTCACCATGTTCTCCCCGTACCATCTGTACGCCTCTCACGGAGCCTCTCATCCTCTGGTGCCTAACCACTCGTCGAACCTCCTCCGACACTCGCCCGTGATCGAGGACACCACAACCGCCATTTCCACgacaaccaccaccaccaccaccaccacgacGATCGGCGTCGACAACAAGGACACCTGCGagaacaataacaacaacaacaacgacagATACGCGCACAACCACAATGTCCAGACGCCCAGACAAAGTTCCTCCCCGAACGCGGACACCGGCGAAACGTACACGAAGAGATTCTACTTGGACGCGGTGCTGAAGAGCCAACGAACGCACGCGGAGAGATCCCCGGTGTCCGTCAAACGTTCCGAGGACGGTTCCCCGCTATGCAGTCCGGAACCGGAAGCGGACCACCCGCCACCCCAAGACAACCCCATGGACCTGTCCATGAAGTCGGCGACCACTCCCGCGAGGGACGAGACCGATGACGAGGACGAAATCGACATGGAGAGCGTGAGCGATCGGGGCAGCCCGCCGCTGAAAAGGAAACCAGCGCCGATTGATCTGACAACGAGATCCTAG